AGATCCATCTGATGGGCGCGAGCGGAAAATCGCCCATGGCCAAAAGCGAAAAAGAAGACCCAACCCTGCCGCACGTCGCCCTGGCCGTCGAAGACATTCAAGCGGCCCGTGAGGAGCTGGACGAACGCGGCATCTGGTACTGGAGCATCCAGGGTCTGGTCGGCCAGAACTCCGATCAAGTGTTTGTCCGGGACCCGTGCGGCAATGTGATCGAGCTGCACCAGATCGGCACCTGTACATGTAACAAGATCGCGCTCAGCCAGTAGCCCGTCTGCCATCCGCCCAGCCCTATTTGCCAGGAGGCCCAATGACCGCAGAATACACCCAACGCTTGCTGTCTTCCGACTCTCACATTGTCGAACCCGCCGATCTGTGGCTCACCCGCATGGACAAAAAGTGGCGCGACAAAGCCCCCCGTATTGAGGCGCTGGATGAAACCGGAGACTACATTGTCATCGACGGGCTACGCCCACGTCCGCTGGCCTTTGAGGGTCCGATGGCCGACCTCAAGGCCCAGGGTCTGGACATCCCCAAACCAAAGGGGTTCAAACATTCAGAAAACCGACCGGGCTGCTGGGACCCGGACGAGCGCCTCAAGGACCAGGATCTGGACGGCGTGTCTGGAGAGGTCGT
The DNA window shown above is from Desulfurellaceae bacterium and carries:
- a CDS encoding VOC family protein; translation: MPIKVVELHHHGIRIGTAPDEVEQARSFYSDVLGLSTDPARPTIPTIPGFWMYVGEGERTTQIHLMGASGKSPMAKSEKEDPTLPHVALAVEDIQAAREELDERGIWYWSIQGLVGQNSDQVFVRDPCGNVIELHQIGTCTCNKIALSQ